A part of Streptomyces sp. DSM 40750 genomic DNA contains:
- the galT gene encoding galactose-1-phosphate uridylyltransferase has product MKKTSTRLADGRELIYYDLRDDTVRDAVDKRPLERTVTTSEVRRDPLLGDSVAIASHRQGRIYHPPANECPLCPSEGDRLSEIPDSSYDAVVFENRFPSLAGDSGRCEVVCFTSDHNASFADLTEQQARLVLEAWTDRTAELSHLPSVEQVFCFENRGAEIGVTLGHPHGQIYAYPFTTPRTALMLRSLAAHKDATGGENLFDAVLERELADERIVLETEHWAAFVPYAAHWPYEIHLYPKRRVPDLLALDEDARSEFPKVYLELLRRFDRIFGEGEPSTPYIAAWHQAPFGTLDEFDGVNRDDFALHLELFTIRRTSGKLKFLAGSESGMNVFINDVPPERAAERLREVASS; this is encoded by the coding sequence GTGAAGAAGACCTCGACCCGGCTGGCCGACGGTCGTGAGCTGATCTACTACGACCTGCGCGACGACACCGTGCGCGACGCGGTGGACAAGCGACCCCTGGAGCGCACCGTCACCACGTCGGAGGTGCGGCGGGACCCGCTGCTCGGCGACTCCGTCGCGATCGCCTCGCACCGCCAGGGGCGCATCTACCACCCCCCGGCGAACGAGTGTCCGCTCTGCCCCTCCGAGGGCGACCGGCTCAGCGAGATACCCGACTCCTCGTACGACGCCGTGGTGTTCGAGAACCGCTTCCCGTCGCTGGCCGGTGACTCCGGCCGCTGCGAGGTCGTGTGCTTCACCTCGGACCACAACGCGTCCTTCGCCGACCTGACCGAGCAGCAGGCCCGCCTCGTCCTGGAGGCGTGGACCGACCGCACCGCAGAGCTGTCGCATCTCCCCTCCGTCGAGCAGGTGTTCTGCTTCGAGAACCGCGGTGCCGAGATCGGTGTGACCCTGGGGCACCCGCACGGGCAGATCTACGCCTACCCCTTCACCACGCCCCGTACCGCCCTGATGCTGCGTTCGCTCGCGGCCCACAAGGACGCCACCGGTGGCGAGAACCTCTTCGACGCCGTCCTGGAGCGGGAGCTCGCCGACGAGCGGATCGTGCTCGAGACCGAGCACTGGGCGGCCTTCGTGCCGTACGCGGCGCACTGGCCGTACGAGATCCACCTCTACCCGAAGCGCCGCGTGCCCGACCTGCTCGCGCTCGACGAGGACGCGCGCTCAGAATTCCCCAAGGTTTATCTGGAACTCTTGAGGCGCTTCGACCGGATCTTCGGCGAAGGTGAGCCTTCGACGCCGTACATCGCGGCCTGGCACCAGGCCCCGTTCGGCACGCTGGACGAGTTCGACGGCGTGAACCGCGACGACTTCGCGCTCCACCTCGAGCTTTTCACCATCCGCCGAACCTCCGGCAAGCTG
- a CDS encoding sodium:solute symporter family protein yields the protein MENLAAELRLPTDWLDYTILALYFVVVLGIGFAARRSVKTSLDFFLSGRSLPAWVTGLAFIAANLGATEILGMAANSAQYGVYTTHWYWIGAIPAMVFLGLVMMPFYYGSKVRSVPEFLLLRFDRGAHLLSSVLFAFAAILIAGVNLYALAIVVEALLGWPEWVSIVVAGVFVLAYITLGGLSSAIYNEVLQFFVILAALIPITVLGLKKVGGWDGLSDSLTQSRGPDFVTAWGGTGIGSDNPLGANWLTIVLGLGFVLSFGYWTTNFAEVQRALSAKNLSAAQRTPLIAAFPKIFIVFLVMIPGLVAAVLVPKFGTPESGYQYNDAIPYLMEDLLPNGVLGIAVTGLLAAFMAGMAANVSSFNTVFTNDIWAKYVVRGREDAYYVRFGRLITAAGVLASIGTAFLASSFSNIMSYLQTLFSFFNVPMFVVFIIGMFWRRASMKSGFWGLLAGTTAAMINYFVLYKQDVIDIPSDQGANFVSAIAGFVAGAVVMVAVSLFTAPKPEEDLQGLVYGTRSPGMEEPPGEGDDAWYRRPALLGWGAVVLAAACYIPFSF from the coding sequence ATGGAGAATCTCGCCGCCGAGCTACGGCTCCCCACCGACTGGCTCGACTACACGATCCTCGCCCTCTACTTCGTCGTCGTCCTCGGCATCGGATTCGCCGCCCGGCGGTCGGTGAAGACCAGCCTGGACTTCTTCCTCTCCGGGCGGTCCCTGCCGGCCTGGGTGACGGGCCTCGCGTTCATCGCGGCCAACCTGGGCGCCACCGAGATCCTCGGGATGGCCGCGAACAGCGCGCAGTACGGCGTCTACACCACCCACTGGTACTGGATCGGCGCCATCCCGGCCATGGTCTTCCTCGGCCTGGTGATGATGCCCTTCTACTACGGCAGCAAGGTCCGGTCGGTGCCCGAGTTCCTGCTGCTGCGCTTCGACCGGGGCGCGCATCTGCTCAGCTCCGTCCTGTTCGCCTTCGCCGCGATCCTGATCGCCGGGGTGAACCTGTACGCGCTCGCCATCGTCGTCGAGGCACTCCTGGGCTGGCCGGAGTGGGTGTCGATCGTCGTCGCGGGCGTCTTCGTGCTGGCGTACATCACCCTCGGCGGTCTCTCCTCGGCGATCTACAACGAGGTGCTCCAGTTCTTCGTGATCCTGGCGGCCCTCATCCCGATCACCGTGCTGGGCCTGAAGAAGGTCGGCGGCTGGGACGGCCTCTCCGACTCGCTGACACAGAGCCGCGGGCCCGACTTCGTGACGGCCTGGGGCGGCACCGGCATAGGCAGCGACAACCCACTCGGCGCGAACTGGCTGACGATCGTGCTGGGCCTCGGCTTCGTGTTGTCGTTCGGCTACTGGACGACGAACTTCGCGGAGGTGCAGCGCGCGCTGAGCGCGAAGAACCTGTCGGCCGCTCAGAGGACCCCGCTGATCGCCGCCTTCCCGAAGATCTTCATCGTCTTCCTGGTGATGATCCCGGGGCTGGTCGCGGCCGTGCTGGTCCCGAAGTTCGGCACGCCGGAGTCGGGCTACCAGTACAACGACGCGATCCCGTACCTGATGGAGGACCTGCTGCCCAACGGCGTCCTCGGCATCGCCGTGACCGGCCTGCTGGCGGCGTTCATGGCGGGCATGGCTGCCAATGTCTCGTCCTTCAACACCGTCTTCACCAACGACATCTGGGCGAAGTACGTGGTGCGGGGCCGGGAGGACGCTTACTACGTGCGTTTCGGCCGCCTGATCACGGCGGCCGGCGTGCTGGCCTCCATCGGAACGGCCTTCCTGGCGTCCTCCTTCTCCAACATCATGAGCTACCTCCAGACACTGTTCTCCTTCTTCAACGTGCCGATGTTCGTCGTCTTCATCATCGGCATGTTCTGGCGGCGCGCGTCGATGAAGTCCGGCTTCTGGGGCCTGCTGGCGGGCACGACGGCCGCGATGATCAACTACTTCGTCCTCTACAAACAGGACGTCATCGACATCCCCTCCGACCAGGGCGCCAACTTCGTCTCCGCGATCGCGGGCTTCGTGGCGGGCGCGGTGGTGATGGTGGCGGTCTCGCTCTTCACGGCCCCCAAACCGGAGGAGGACCTCCAGGGCCTGGTCTACGGCACGCGCTCCCCCGGCATGGAGGAGCCGCCCGGCGAGGGCGACGACGCGTGGTACCGGAGGCCGGCCCTGCTCGGCTGGGGCGCGGTCGTCCTGGCCGCCGCGTGCTACATCCCGTTCTCGTTCTAG
- a CDS encoding MOSC domain-containing protein, translating into MSGTVTAVSSNGEYSFTKPNRDSITLLAGLGVEGDVHAGVTVKHRSRVAQDPTQPNLRQVHLIHEELFAEVGAEGFRVVPGDLGENITTRGIDLLGLPVGTLLRIGDDAVLEVTGLRNPCLQIDNFQNGLLKRVAGRDEAGNIVRKAGIMSIVKEGGAVRPGDTIKAELPSGPHRPLERV; encoded by the coding sequence ATGAGCGGGACGGTCACGGCGGTCAGCAGCAACGGCGAGTACTCGTTCACCAAGCCGAACCGGGACAGCATCACCCTGCTCGCCGGGCTCGGTGTGGAGGGTGACGTACATGCCGGGGTGACGGTCAAGCACCGCTCGCGGGTCGCGCAGGATCCCACCCAGCCGAACCTGCGCCAGGTCCACCTGATTCATGAAGAGCTCTTCGCCGAGGTCGGTGCGGAGGGATTCAGGGTGGTGCCCGGTGACCTCGGCGAGAACATCACCACCCGCGGCATCGATCTGCTCGGGCTGCCGGTCGGCACGCTGCTGCGCATCGGGGACGATGCGGTGCTGGAGGTGACCGGCCTGCGCAATCCCTGCCTGCAGATCGACAACTTCCAGAACGGGCTGCTGAAGCGGGTTGCCGGCCGAGACGAGGCCGGGAACATCGTGCGCAAGGCCGGAATCATGAGCATCGTGAAGGAGGGCGGCGCGGTGCGCCCCGGCGACACGATCAAAGCGGAGCTTCCCAGCGGGCCGCACCGACCCCTGGAGCGGGTCTGA
- a CDS encoding DUF4351 domain-containing protein: MVSSPHEALHQICQKDTEGMIRSFRRLFHVPFPEPRSISVVNTDLTEIAPVERRVDSLVRVDTDEGAFLLVLESQGEKDDRKRGSWPYYLAYLHEKYRCEPVLIVMTQNRSTARWAAQPIRFGLPAWASLVVRPLVLGPDNVPVIADEAEVARDVTLAVFSAITHGKGRDAAAILEPLAAVLDTVNPDTASVFAELVESGLVDSQAKKVWRELMMPVNYFFKNPVAVKLREEGRVEGRVEEQIASILRTLDRRHIEVPDSVRQRVRGCTDPDLLQIWVDRAYDVTEAADLFDED; encoded by the coding sequence ATGGTCAGTTCGCCGCACGAGGCGCTGCATCAGATCTGCCAGAAGGACACCGAGGGCATGATCCGCAGCTTCCGGAGGCTGTTCCATGTGCCGTTCCCGGAGCCTCGCTCGATCTCCGTGGTCAACACGGACTTGACGGAGATCGCTCCGGTGGAGCGCCGGGTGGACAGCCTGGTGCGGGTGGACACCGATGAGGGCGCCTTCCTGCTGGTTCTGGAATCGCAGGGGGAGAAGGACGATCGGAAGCGGGGCAGCTGGCCGTACTACCTCGCGTACCTCCACGAGAAGTACCGCTGCGAACCGGTGCTGATCGTCATGACCCAGAACCGCTCCACCGCCCGGTGGGCCGCCCAGCCCATCCGGTTCGGTCTTCCGGCCTGGGCCTCGCTGGTCGTACGGCCGCTCGTCCTCGGGCCGGACAACGTGCCGGTGATCGCGGACGAGGCGGAGGTGGCGCGGGATGTCACCCTCGCGGTGTTTTCGGCGATCACGCATGGTAAAGGCCGGGATGCCGCTGCGATACTGGAACCACTCGCAGCGGTTCTGGACACCGTGAACCCTGACACTGCGTCGGTGTTCGCGGAGCTCGTCGAGTCAGGCCTGGTTGACTCCCAGGCGAAGAAGGTGTGGAGGGAGCTGATGATGCCGGTTAACTACTTCTTCAAGAACCCGGTCGCGGTGAAGCTGCGCGAGGAAGGTCGAGTGGAGGGCCGGGTGGAGGAGCAGATCGCGAGCATCCTGCGCACCCTGGACCGGCGCCACATCGAGGTACCCGACTCCGTCCGCCAGCGCGTGCGCGGCTGTACCGACCCCGACCTGCTCCAGATCTGGGTGGACCGCGCCTACGACGTCACCGAAGCGGCCGACCTGTTCGATGAGGACTGA
- a CDS encoding ATP-binding protein — translation MPENDSEPWEYVLHIPHDPRAVTVSRRTLRLILTMHGLTALLDTAELLATELIANAVLHTKGPAALRVRWSDGALWIGAWDADPEPPEPPGRLAEPGAEDGRGLALVRACTDVWGWQPSSRFGHRGKYVWCELMAA, via the coding sequence ATGCCCGAAAACGACTCCGAACCCTGGGAGTACGTCCTCCACATCCCCCACGACCCCCGGGCCGTCACCGTCTCCCGCCGTACCCTCCGCCTCATCCTGACGATGCACGGCCTGACCGCCCTCCTGGACACCGCCGAACTCCTTGCCACAGAGCTGATCGCCAACGCCGTACTTCACACCAAGGGCCCCGCGGCCCTGCGTGTGCGCTGGTCGGACGGCGCGCTGTGGATCGGCGCGTGGGACGCCGACCCCGAACCACCGGAACCCCCGGGCCGGTTGGCGGAGCCTGGCGCGGAGGACGGCCGAGGCCTCGCCCTCGTACGCGCCTGCACGGACGTATGGGGCTGGCAGCCGTCGTCCCGGTTCGGGCACCGGGGCAAATACGTGTGGTGCGAACTGATGGCCGCGTAG
- a CDS encoding helix-turn-helix domain-containing protein yields MAARSHPTARQVRLGAELRKLREAAGLKAREVAAFLNSTSTQMSQVEAGIAAVSAERIRLLAAHYACTDEELINALAAMAGDRTRGWWDKYRNVLPQVNLDVAEAEHHATFLREIVINRVPGLLQTPDYARAVFRYMRPELPESELAPRVEYRMRRRSVIEGDAPTPYETTVHEFALRIRVADRQASLAQLRWILDRIEQGHVTVRVIPIDQDGFGGAGTSMVYAGGPVPQLDTVFRDSPTGVVFIDADPQLQRLRTLLRKVEEASLDPVASRDYIHCLTKEL; encoded by the coding sequence ATGGCGGCGAGGAGTCATCCCACCGCGCGGCAAGTGCGCCTGGGAGCAGAACTGCGCAAGTTGCGTGAGGCCGCCGGCCTGAAGGCCCGCGAGGTCGCGGCGTTCCTAAACTCGACCTCGACCCAGATGAGTCAGGTGGAGGCGGGCATCGCGGCCGTCAGCGCAGAACGCATCCGCCTCCTCGCAGCTCACTACGCCTGCACGGACGAAGAGTTGATCAACGCGCTCGCGGCGATGGCGGGCGATCGCACACGCGGCTGGTGGGACAAGTACCGGAACGTCCTACCCCAGGTGAACCTGGACGTGGCCGAGGCGGAACACCATGCGACGTTCCTGCGCGAGATCGTCATCAACCGCGTCCCCGGGCTCCTCCAGACCCCGGACTACGCCCGAGCGGTCTTCAGGTACATGCGCCCGGAGCTGCCCGAGAGCGAGCTAGCGCCCCGGGTCGAGTACCGGATGAGGAGACGCTCAGTCATCGAGGGCGATGCCCCCACCCCGTACGAGACGACCGTCCACGAGTTCGCCCTGCGCATCCGAGTGGCCGACCGTCAGGCCTCCCTCGCTCAACTCCGGTGGATTCTTGACCGGATCGAGCAGGGCCACGTCACCGTGCGCGTCATTCCCATCGACCAGGACGGCTTTGGCGGTGCCGGAACCTCGATGGTGTACGCGGGCGGTCCAGTGCCGCAGCTGGACACCGTGTTCCGAGACTCCCCCACCGGCGTCGTATTCATCGATGCAGACCCACAGTTGCAACGGCTCCGAACACTCCTTCGTAAGGTGGAGGAAGCGTCGCTGGACCCGGTGGCGTCGCGGGACTACATCCACTGCTTGACGAAGGAGCTGTGA
- a CDS encoding DUF397 domain-containing protein, with the protein MNHTLRWQKSTFSDGGEGDTCVELAAISPHLVTLRESDTPTTHLNTTPTPLAGLLHHIKTGGFRTPN; encoded by the coding sequence ATGAACCACACCCTGCGCTGGCAGAAGTCGACGTTCTCCGACGGCGGCGAAGGAGACACCTGCGTCGAACTGGCCGCCATATCACCCCACTTGGTCACCCTCCGCGAATCCGATACCCCCACCACCCACCTCAACACCACCCCCACCCCCCTCGCCGGCCTCCTCCACCACATAAAGACCGGCGGCTTCCGTACCCCGAACTGA
- a CDS encoding serine hydrolase domain-containing protein: protein MPTPTPHTTGRTAATSAVGLALALLAALAPAHAQAAASDPLQRDTDALRDAGVTGVSVRLDSPHRKRTVRSGVGDLTTGAPVPPAGYIRLGSTTKTYVATVVLQLVGEGRLSLEDSVDRWLPGVVRGNGNDGRRVTVRQLLQHTSGLPDYTADVVPDMSAAGYLKHRSTTYTSEQRVAFAMTHPPVFEPGARWEYSNTNYILAGMVIEAVTGRAWGQEVRDRILRPLGLTRTLTPGNDPRLPRPHARNYQQFQPSESGDGPMTDATLAYLPFDGDADGSMISTTADTNRFFSALLSGRLLAPAQFVEMRRTVAVPETPDEVPGSRYGLGLAWTPLTCGGGYWGHSGSGFGYLAWPATTPDGRVSVTVSVHSRPGDEETAVRQIHGITDLIDHAVCAQVGKDRK, encoded by the coding sequence ATGCCTACCCCCACGCCCCACACCACCGGCCGAACGGCCGCGACGTCAGCCGTCGGTCTCGCCCTCGCGCTCCTCGCAGCCCTCGCCCCGGCCCACGCCCAAGCCGCCGCCTCGGACCCCCTGCAACGTGACACCGACGCCCTGCGCGACGCCGGCGTGACCGGGGTGTCCGTGCGGCTGGACTCGCCTCACCGCAAACGGACCGTCCGCAGCGGCGTGGGCGACCTCACCACGGGCGCGCCCGTGCCGCCCGCCGGGTACATCCGTCTCGGCAGCACCACGAAGACGTACGTCGCGACCGTGGTCCTCCAACTCGTCGGCGAGGGGCGGCTGTCGCTGGAGGACAGCGTGGACCGGTGGCTGCCGGGGGTGGTCCGGGGCAACGGCAATGATGGGCGGCGGGTCACCGTCCGACAACTCCTCCAGCACACCAGCGGGCTGCCGGACTACACCGCGGACGTCGTCCCGGACATGAGCGCCGCCGGGTATCTGAAGCACCGCTCGACGACCTACACCTCGGAGCAGCGCGTCGCGTTCGCCATGACGCATCCACCGGTCTTCGAGCCGGGGGCCCGCTGGGAGTACTCCAACACCAACTACATCCTGGCCGGCATGGTGATCGAGGCGGTCACCGGCCGGGCCTGGGGCCAGGAGGTGCGGGATCGGATCCTGCGCCCGCTGGGGCTCACGCGCACCCTCACGCCGGGCAACGACCCTCGTCTTCCCCGCCCACACGCCCGTAACTACCAGCAGTTCCAGCCGTCCGAGTCGGGGGACGGCCCCATGACGGACGCCACCCTCGCCTATCTCCCCTTCGACGGAGACGCCGACGGCTCCATGATCAGTACGACCGCCGATACCAACCGCTTCTTCTCCGCGCTCCTGAGCGGCAGGCTGCTCGCCCCCGCGCAGTTCGTCGAGATGCGGCGCACGGTAGCCGTGCCCGAGACCCCCGACGAGGTGCCGGGCTCGCGCTACGGACTGGGACTGGCGTGGACGCCCCTGACCTGCGGCGGAGGCTACTGGGGCCACAGCGGCAGCGGCTTCGGCTATCTGGCGTGGCCCGCGACCACGCCCGACGGCCGGGTCTCGGTCACCGTCTCCGTACACAGCCGGCCGGGCGACGAGGAGACCGCCGTACGCCAGATCCATGGCATCACGGACCTGATCGACCACGCCGTGTGCGCCCAGGTCGGGAAGGACAGGAAGTAG
- a CDS encoding helix-turn-helix transcriptional regulator: protein MVVDDHRLLAEALASALKLRGHRVLAAAAPAAGAAELVITRAPEVCLLGTATPAEPGIFDPVVKIKRERPQVAVLVLGPVPNPRGIAAAFAAGASGYVRHDERIEGVERAIMKARAGEAAVAPQLLQSAFSELLNPAAQPDDEGQRLLQMLTPREVEVLVRVADGEDTRLIAAGMGIAPSTARTHVQRVLMKLGVGSRLEAAALAARTGLLDRAGPVPHRPPGVGD from the coding sequence ATGGTGGTCGACGACCACCGACTGCTCGCCGAGGCGCTGGCCTCGGCGTTGAAGCTGCGGGGGCACCGGGTGCTCGCCGCGGCGGCGCCCGCCGCGGGCGCGGCGGAGCTGGTGATCACAAGGGCACCCGAGGTGTGCCTGCTCGGCACGGCGACACCCGCCGAGCCGGGCATATTCGACCCGGTGGTGAAGATCAAGCGGGAACGTCCGCAGGTGGCGGTCCTGGTCCTCGGACCGGTACCCAACCCGCGCGGCATAGCCGCCGCCTTCGCCGCGGGCGCGTCGGGCTACGTACGGCACGACGAGCGCATCGAGGGGGTCGAGCGGGCCATCATGAAGGCCCGCGCCGGGGAGGCCGCAGTGGCGCCCCAACTGCTCCAGAGCGCCTTCAGCGAGCTGCTGAACCCGGCGGCCCAGCCGGACGACGAGGGCCAGCGGCTCTTGCAGATGCTGACGCCTCGCGAGGTCGAGGTCCTGGTCCGCGTCGCGGACGGCGAGGACACGAGGCTGATCGCGGCGGGCATGGGCATCGCCCCGTCCACCGCCCGCACCCACGTCCAGCGGGTGCTGATGAAGCTGGGCGTGGGGTCGAGGCTGGAGGCGGCGGCACTGGCGGCGCGCACGGGGTTGCTGGACCGGGCGGGGCCCGTACCGCATCGTCCGCCGGGGGTGGGGGACTAG
- a CDS encoding outer membrane protein assembly factor BamB family protein, whose translation MTHQPPPPNQPPGPPPNQPPAQPPQDAPPQGGFGAPTPPPSGGFGAPTPPPQGPPAQGPGYGYPQAPPAQQTPPPAQPPQAPPPAQGPGYGYPQQTPPPQPGYGYPGQPGQPGPYGQPQPGPYGQQPQPGPYGYQPQTMPMQPQVGQAPVGKKKLNSTAIIITAAVAAIALIVGGGVYLATSSGDDDNGKNETASSEGTTGGKDDTKGDDGGTSSSGGSSTGGVEVPADAQEKVPSSTSAKILFQVPAHEVKEKQAIDSVKGSWLTEATYAKAALNKIIGYDPDSGKSKWTLDLAGQTCAASREITTEGVAVVVTEAAKRKNNDDRQPCTEVTAFNVETGKELWTKSSELSGEKVPFGEVTISGTTVAAAGGYSGGGAFDVNSGKVLWSPKAGECTDEGYAGGAQLIAVRKCGDYGSETFEVQLLDPKSGSVKWTYKVPSGIQRAKIISTKPVVFGVVTGSDVPLTGTSDIFSLDESGKLRAKISIPDKKYNYECPVRGVWACKGIYVGNDKVYMPTENHDGTGAYSSTNEIVSFSLASGKSTGDRVDAGDDYELFPIRMDGPNIIAWKDGPYDKGSQVVSVDGKTLKQTVLLETPSTDTVRSAISGMVPTLSELLYTDGRLFMGKDLVSQPYSADEKEYTALGFGAK comes from the coding sequence ATGACGCACCAGCCGCCCCCGCCGAACCAGCCGCCGGGCCCGCCCCCGAACCAGCCGCCCGCCCAGCCCCCGCAGGACGCCCCGCCGCAGGGCGGCTTCGGCGCGCCCACACCCCCGCCGTCCGGCGGGTTCGGCGCCCCGACGCCCCCGCCGCAGGGCCCGCCCGCCCAGGGCCCGGGCTACGGCTACCCGCAGGCACCCCCGGCCCAGCAGACCCCACCGCCGGCCCAGCCGCCGCAGGCACCCCCGCCCGCGCAGGGCCCCGGCTACGGCTACCCGCAGCAGACGCCTCCGCCGCAGCCCGGCTACGGCTACCCGGGCCAGCCCGGTCAGCCGGGGCCCTACGGCCAGCCGCAGCCCGGCCCGTACGGCCAGCAGCCCCAGCCCGGGCCGTACGGCTACCAGCCGCAGACCATGCCGATGCAGCCGCAGGTGGGGCAGGCCCCGGTCGGCAAGAAGAAGCTCAACTCCACGGCGATCATCATCACCGCGGCGGTCGCGGCCATCGCGCTCATCGTCGGCGGCGGTGTCTATCTCGCCACCTCCTCCGGCGACGACGACAACGGCAAGAACGAAACGGCCAGTTCGGAGGGCACGACCGGCGGCAAGGACGACACCAAGGGCGACGACGGCGGCACGTCGTCGTCCGGCGGTTCGTCGACCGGCGGCGTCGAGGTGCCGGCCGACGCGCAGGAGAAGGTGCCGTCCAGCACCAGTGCGAAGATCCTGTTCCAGGTGCCCGCGCACGAGGTCAAGGAAAAGCAGGCGATCGACAGCGTCAAGGGCTCCTGGCTGACGGAGGCCACGTACGCCAAGGCCGCGCTCAACAAGATCATCGGCTATGACCCGGACAGCGGGAAGTCCAAGTGGACGCTGGACCTGGCCGGTCAGACCTGCGCCGCCTCCCGTGAGATCACCACCGAGGGTGTCGCCGTCGTGGTGACCGAGGCGGCCAAGCGCAAGAACAACGACGACCGCCAGCCCTGCACCGAGGTCACCGCGTTCAACGTGGAGACCGGCAAGGAGCTGTGGACCAAGAGCTCCGAGCTGAGCGGCGAGAAGGTGCCGTTCGGCGAGGTCACCATCTCCGGTACGACGGTCGCCGCGGCCGGCGGCTACTCCGGCGGCGGCGCCTTCGACGTCAACTCCGGCAAGGTGCTGTGGTCGCCGAAGGCCGGCGAGTGCACGGACGAGGGCTACGCGGGCGGCGCCCAGCTGATCGCGGTCCGCAAGTGCGGCGACTACGGCAGCGAGACCTTCGAGGTCCAGCTGCTCGACCCGAAGTCGGGCAGCGTCAAGTGGACCTACAAGGTGCCCTCCGGCATCCAGCGCGCCAAGATCATCTCCACCAAGCCGGTGGTCTTCGGTGTGGTGACGGGCAGCGACGTCCCGCTGACCGGTACGAGCGACATCTTCTCGCTCGACGAGAGCGGCAAGCTGCGCGCCAAGATCTCCATCCCGGACAAGAAATACAACTACGAGTGCCCGGTCCGCGGCGTCTGGGCCTGCAAGGGCATCTACGTCGGCAACGACAAGGTGTACATGCCGACCGAGAACCACGACGGCACCGGCGCGTACAGCTCGACCAACGAGATCGTCTCCTTCTCGCTGGCCTCCGGTAAGTCCACCGGCGACCGCGTCGACGCGGGCGACGACTACGAGCTGTTCCCGATCCGCATGGACGGGCCGAACATCATCGCCTGGAAGGACGGCCCGTACGACAAGGGCTCCCAGGTGGTCTCCGTCGACGGCAAGACGCTGAAGCAGACGGTGCTCCTGGAGACCCCGTCCACCGACACGGTCCGCTCCGCGATCAGCGGCATGGTCCCGACGCTGAGCGAGCTCCTTTACACCGACGGACGGCTCTTCATGGGCAAGGATCTCGTCAGCCAGCCGTACTCGGCCGACGAGAAGGAGTACACGGCGCTCGGCTTCGGGGCGAAGTAA